From the genome of Nocardia mangyaensis:
TGAGCGCGTTGACCGCGTCGACCAGCCACTGGGTGAGCGTGCCGAACTCGGCGGTGCAGGTGCCGATCCTGGCGTAGACGGCGGCCGTCGGTGCCGCGGCGAGGTCGCGGGCCAGCGCGCGGATGGTCGCCGCGGGGATCCCGGTGCGCGCGACCACCGCGTCCGGCGGGAAATCCTGGGCTGCCGCGCGGAGCTCGTCGAGGCCCTCGACCTCGACGCGAACGTCGACCAGCTCCTCGGCGAACAAGACGTGCACCACCGCGAACAGCAGATACGCGTCGGCGCCCGGCCTGATGAACAGGTGCTCGTCGGCGACCGCCGCCGTCCGCGTCGCCCTCGGATCGACGACGACCAATCGCCCGCCGCGCGCCCGCAGCGCCTTCAACCGGCCGGGGAAGTCCGGCGCGGTGCACAGCGAACCGTTGGATTCGAGCGGATTGGCCCCCAGCATCAGCAGGTAGTCGGTGCGATCGAGGTCCGGCACCGGCACGGTCAGCGGATCACCGAACATCAGTCCGGCGGCGACCTGCTTGGGCATCTGATCGGCGGTGCTCGCGGTGTAGATGTGCCGGGTGCTCAGCGCGCGGATCAGGGCGGGCAGATGGAGCGCCCCGGCGACGGTGTGCGCATTGGGATTGCCGAGGTAGATCCCGGTCGAACCGCTGCCGTGCGCGGCGACGACCTCGGCGAAGCGGGCCGCGATCAGGTCGAACGCCTCGTCCCAGCCCGCGGCGCGGAAACCGGCGCCGTCGCGGATCAGCGGGGTGGCGACCAGGTCGGGGTCGTCGTCGAGCTTGCCGAAGCTGGCGCCCTTCGGGCACAGGAAGCCCTTGCTGAACGGATCTTCCCGATCGCCGCGCACCGAGAGCACGCGATCGGTGTCGTCGAGGGTCAGGGTGAGACCGCAGACGGCCTCACACAGTGGGCAGGTGCGCAGCAGTGTTCGCGGAGCCATGATTCATGCTTACGCCGCGCACCCCCGTCCCGTTCGGAAACGCCGAAAACCCGCGATCGCGACGTCGGGGAAACGTCGCGATCGCGGGTTCGGTGGTTTCGGGTGCCTAGCAGGCCACGGTCAGCGCGGTGCGCTTGGTGCTGGCCGCGTTGGTGCGGGCCGCGGCCGCGCGCACGGCCGCGCCGAGCGCGACGACCGGCGGGATCCAGCGCGCCTCGGTGGGCGCGACGCTCCAGGCGGCCGAACCGGCGGCCAGCAGGGTCGGCGGCAGCGGGATGCTCGCGCCGTCGGTGTGCACGATGACACCGGCCTCGCGCATCGCCTCGATCGCCATGGTGGCCTTGCGGACACCGGTGACCAGGTGGATCTCGCGACGCTCCTGGCCCGGGATCTCGATCACGGGACCGGAGAGATTGTTGGCGCGCAGGAAGCGGCGGACCGCGGCGGCCATGTCACCGGTGACCTCGATGGCGCTGAGGTCTTCGTCGGTGATCAGGCACAGGCCGTTGGCCGTTTCGGCAACCGTCCAACCAAGCGCGGCGTACTCCTGCGCGGCGGCACCCTTGTCGGTGCCCATGGTGGTGGTCGGAAACGTCGTGCGCACTGTGTTCTCCATTCCCCGAATGCTGTCGTTCCTGCGTTCATGGGTCGTATCGGCTCGGGGTGGCCGCGGTGTTACGCCGTTACCGAAAAATGTCCGAGACTGTCGGGTTCGTCTCAGTTTCGCAACCTTCGCTATCGCAGGGTGGGTTCGATCCGGGTTGGCGTAGGGGCCGAAACGGGGCAGGATTCGGGCTATGACCGAAGTGCCGGGCACCACCCCGTCGTCCGAGGAGGATAGCGAGGAGTTCGAAGCCGAATCACGCTGGCTCTCTTGGAAAGAGACCGATGTGAAGCGTTCGGCGGCCAAGTCCGACCGCGCCGGTGCCGACAGCGACGTTCCGGAGGAAACAGACATACCACGCGATGCGGGCTTCGATGACCCGTTTCGCAGCACCGGTACCGCCAAGGAGTGGGCCGCCGAGGCGGCACGCTCGCTGCTCGACGTGCAGTTCCGCAGGCCGGCGACCAGGACGTTGCTCCCACTGGCCTACATCCTCGGCGTCGTGTCCTTCGGCATCGGCCTGCCGATCGCGCTGACGGTGCTGATGTGGAAGGCATCGGCTCTGCTCGGCATCCTCGCCGCGCTGGTCGCGGTGCCGCTGGGTCTCACCATCGCCGCCTCGGTCCGCCTGATGCTCGAATTCGCCGACAACGCCGCCCGGCTCGCGGGCCGGGTCGAGCACATCAGTGAGCTGGCCGACGGCCTGTTCCAAGCCCTGTCCGATGTCGCCGAGCCGGTGAACCAGCTCTCCGAAGACGTTCGGGCCGTTCAGTTCTGGCGATTCCGGAAGAAGAAGTAGTCCTGCGCGATGTCCGATTCATTGTGAAACAATCCGTCCGCAGATCTGATGATGCGTCAGCTGCGTACGGCGGTCTCCGGATGAGATGGGGGAGACCGGATTTGGATACAGGGGGGAAGTATGGCTTCACCACAGGGCGTCACGGGTTCGACGATGCCGCGCAGGCAGTTGGGCAGGCACTTACGTGACCTGCGCAATCGTGCGCGGATGACGACACGGACCGCTGCGGCGCAACTGGAATGGTCGGAAGCGAAGATCTGGCGGATAGAGACGGGGCAGACCTCGTTGCGCAGCCTCGACGTGGAAGCCATGTGCAAGGTGTATGGCGCACCGGCCGATCTGGTCGAACCGCTGGCGGCCTTGGCCCGGGAGACCAAGGCGCGGGGCTGGTGGACGGGCTACGGCGATGTGATCGCGGAGGGATTCGAGGTCTACATCGGCCTGGAGGAGGCCGCGACGGGCCTGTCGCTCTACGAGGACGGCCTGATCCCCGTGCTGCTGCAGACCGAGGACTACGCCACGGCGCTGCTCGAACAGACCGTCCCCGGTCTGACCGAGGCCGAACTCGAGCGCAGACTGCGGGTGTTGCGGGCGCGACAGGCGCTGCTCACCCGCGCCGAGTCGCCGTTGCGCGTGCACGTCGTCCTGGCTGAGGCGGTGCTGACCAGGCGAATCGGTGACCACAAGGTGGTCGCCGCCCAGCGCGCGCGGTTGCGCGAGCTGGCCGAGTCGGACACGGTGCGGATCCAGGTGGTCCCCGCGGACACCGGCTACCACGCGGGGCTGGAATCGGGCCGGTTCGTGATCCTCGACTTCGGGGTCGACGACTCGGTGGACAGGCCGGAGCCGCCGGTGGTCTACGTCGAGACCTTCGCCGGTTCGGCCTACCTGGACAAGCCCAACGACCACGACCGCTTCCGCGACGCCTTCGCCGACATCGTCGCGGCGGCGTCGGGCGAGGTGTAGTCGCTCACCAGGAGCCGGCGAGCACCGAACGGTGGGTGGGCAGGGCGTGATCGTAGAGCGCCCTGCCCTTGTCGGTCAGGTGGACGAAGATCGCGCGGCGGTCGTCGGCGCACATCGTGCGTTCGACCAGTCCGTCGCGTTCGAGCCGGGCCACGGCGCGCGAGAGCGCGCTCTGGCTCAGGTAGATGTCGCCGGCCAGCTCGGTCATCCGGTACTTCTGGCAGGCGGCCTCGACCAGGCGATCGAGTGTCTCGAATTCGCTGAGCCCGATGCCGTGTCGTTGTTGGAGCGCCTTTTCCAGCGCGCAGCTCACGGCGGCATGCCGATCGAGCAGTGCGCGCCATTGACCGACCAGCTCGGAAGGCGCCTCGTTGCGCCGAGCTGATGTGGTGGCCGGGTTCGACATGCGGCCATCTTAGTGTCCCCAGCCTGTCCATGCAACGGCATTTTATGTGTTGGCAATTAATGCGTGCGCATGTAATGTCCTCGACCATGACTTCGCCAGCAACGCTGTCGGCCGCCGATCAGGCAGCCGATCCGACCAGGTGGCCCGCCCGGCTCTGGGCCATGCTGATCACCCTGTGCATCGTTCTGTTCCTCGACGGTCTCGACGTCTCGATGATCGGTGTCGCGCTACCGTCCATCGGCGCCGAACTCGATCTGTCCACCTCCACCCTGCAGTGGCTCATCGGCGGCTACGTCCTCGGTTACGGCGGCCTGCTGCTGCTGGGCGGGCGCACCGCCGACCTGCTCGGACGCCGCAAGGTCTTCCTGATCGCGCTCGCCGTGTTCGCCATCGCCTCGCTGATCGGCGGCCTGGTCAGCGACCCGATGCTGCTGATCGTCACCCGCTTCATCAAGGGCCTCGCCGCCGCGTTCACCGCGCCGACCGGCCTATCGATCATCACCACGACCTTCGCCGAAGGAAAGGCGCGCAACAAGGCGCTGTCGGTCTACACCGTCTTCGGTGCGGGCGGCTACTCCATGGGCCTGCTGTTCGGCGGCCTGATGACCGGGATCGGCTGGCGCTGGACCTTCCTGCTGCCCGTCCCGATCGCGCTCGCGGCCCTGGTCTCGGCCTACCTCCTGATCCCGAAGGACGGACCTGCCGAAGAAGGTGGCCACGACCTGCTCGGCGCGTTGCTGTCCACCTCGGGCATGCTGCTGCTGGTCTACACCGTGGTCACCGCGCCGGAGGTCGGCTGGGGCTCGGCCCGGACGGTCATCTCCTTCCTCGCCGTGATCGCCCTGTTCGCCGCGTTCGTGATCACCGAGCAGCGGGTGAAGCACCCGCTGATCCGGCTGAGCATCCTGCGCAAGGTGAGTCTCGTGCGCGCCAGCCTGGCCGTCGTCGCGCTCGCCGGTTCCTACTTCAGCTGGCAGTTCATCGTCACCCTGTACCTGCAGGACACGCTGGCGTGGTCGCCGCTGAAGCTGGCCATGGCGCTGCTGCCGGTGGGTGTGCTGGTGGTCGCGTCCGCGTTCTTCTCCGACAAGCTGATCGACCGCTTCGGTACCGGCCCGATCATCGCGGTCACCCTGTCGGTGATGGCCATCGGCTACCTGCTGTTCCTGCGGATCGACACCGCGCCCGGCTACCTGACCATGCTGCTGCCCGCGATCTTGCTGATCGGCATCGGCTGGGTCGGTTTCCCGGCCATCAATGTGCAGGCCACCAGCGGAATCGACGACGACGAGCAGGGCCTGGCGGCCGGTGTTCTGCAGACCTCCATGCAGGTCGGCGCGGCCATCGTGCTCGCGGTGACCACCGCGATCGTCACCTCCGGTGTCCACCAGGGCAACTCGCCGCAGCAGATGCTCGACACCTACCGGCCCGGCCTGGAGTTCGCCGCGGGCATCACGATCGTCGGCGCGCTGGTCGCGCTCACGATCTTCCTGCCGCCGATGTTCCTGCCGCGCAAGCCGGTCGCCGAGGAACGTGACGAGGACACCAAGGAGCTCGAACCGGTCGGCTGATCCGGCCCGAAAACGCCGAACGGCGCCACTTTTCGCAGGTGGCGCCGTTCAGTGTTTCACGTGGATCAGGAAAAAGGCGGGGCCGCTTCGTCTTTCGCCGACCGGATGTAGGTCAGCGGACGGCCGTCGCGGCCCTCGGTGGGCCACTCGATACCCAGGCCGGAGTCGAAAGCATCCATGTCCCGGTCGAATTCGGGAGAGTACTCGAGCGAGCACAGGTAGGTCACCGTCGAGCGGTTCTCCAGGGAGAGGATGGCATGGCCGAGACCCTCGGACAGATACACCGAGCGGCGGTCGACGTCGTCGAGCAGCACGCTGTCCCAACGGCCGTAGGTGGGCGAGCCCGGTCGCAGGTCGACCACCACATCCAGGAACGCGCCACGCACGCAGGTCACGTACTTGGCCTGACCGGGCGGATCGTCGGTGTAGTGGATCCCGCGCAGCACTCCGGCCGCCGAGACCGAGGTGTTCACCTGGTGCAGGTCGAACGGGCGGCCGGTGGCCTTCTCGAACTCCGAGGCCTTGAACGACTCGCAGAACATGCCGCGGTCGTCGCCGAGCAGGCGCGGGGTCACCACCCACGCGCCGGGGATGGACAGTTCCCGAAAATCCATGCGCTACCAGTCTTTTCCGCGATCGATCAGGTCGAGCAGATAGCGGCCATAGCCCGAGCGCACCATCGGTTCGGCTAGTTTGCACAGCTGTTCGTCGGTGATCAGGCCGCGCCGCCACGCGACTTCCTCCGGCACGCCGATCTTGAGGCCCTGGCGTTCCTCGATGGTGCGCACGTAGTTGGCGGCATCGAGCAGCGAGTCGAAGGTGCCGGTGTCGAGCCAGGCGGTGCCGCGCGCCAGCACGTCGACGCTGAGCTTGTCCTGATCAAGATAGGCCCGATTGATGTCGGTGATCTCGTACTCCCCGCGCGCCGACGGCCGCAGCTCGCGGGCGATCTCCACCACGTCGTTGTCGTAGAAGTAGAGGCCGGGGATGGCGTAGTTCGAGCGCGGGACCTTCGGCTTCTCCTCGATCGAGACCGCGCGGCCCCGCGCGAACTCCACCACGCCGTAGGCGGTCGGGTCGCTGACCCAGTAGGCGAACACCGCGCCGCCGTCGATGTCGTGGAACCGCTCCAGGCTGGCGCCGAGGCCGGGGCCGTGGAAGATGTTGTCACCGAGCACCAGCGCGGCCGGTTCGGTGCCGATGTGGTCGGCGCCGAGGACGAACGCGCTGGCCAGACCGTCGGGGTTGGGCTGGACGACATAGCTGATCGAGATGCCGAACTGGCTGCCGTCACCGAGCAGCCGCGCGAACGCCGCGGCATCGTCCGGGGTGGTGATCACCAAGATGTCGTCGATGCCGGCCAGCATGAGGGTCGACAGCGGGTAGTAGACCATCGGCTTGTCGTAGACCGGAACGAGCTGCTTGCTCACTCCGCGCGTGATCGGGTGCAGCCGGGAGCCGGTGCCGCCCGCCAGGATGATTCCGCGCATGGGAGGAGTCTATGGGCGGCCGGGGCGGCGGGCGTGCCGGGTTGGCCTGGCCGGTCACTTCGGGGTGCCGGGCTCGGCACGATCTGATCACGGAGGTTTCGAAGGTTGGCGTGTCGGGCGATTACTGGTGCAGAGACGACGTTCATCTGATTGGGTGAGCGTCGATGTGTGAAACATCACTGTGTTAGATGTCAGCGTCGACATCCGATCCGGGGCTCCCGGGGTGGGGTCGACGCGCCAGCTGTGAGGTAGGTGCGCGATGGGAGCGACCAAGATCGCCGGAACCGGTGTGCTGAGCGGGATCGTGCCCGCTGCCCCGGTGACCAGCGTCGAGCGGCCTGATCAGGGGATCGTCGTCAACTCCGGGCAGATGAGCACATCGTCGCGGGTGTTGATGGGCGCCTGCCTCGGCGTCATCGGGCCGCTGCTGCGCACGGTCCCGATCAACCGGACGACCATTCCGATCGGTGCCGTCGCCGTGGACCTGCTCTCGCGGCTGCGGCCCGAACCGCACGGCATCGAGCGCGAGCAGATCCAGCTCGACGGTTTCCGGATGGAGATGGTGCGGCCCGCGGGTGGCTCACGGGCGCTGCGGCACGGCGCGGTGCTGTATCTGCACGGCGGTGGCTTCGCCGTCTGCGGCCTGCAGACCCATCGGGCGGTCGTCGCCGGGCTGGCCCGGCGCACCGGTCTGCCCGTCCTCAACGTGGAGTACCGGCAGCTGCCCGGTTCGATCAGCGCCTCGGTCGACGACTGTGTGCTCGCCTACCGGTGGCTGCTGCGCCACGGCGCCGACCCGGCCCGCATCGTGTTCGCCGGTGACTCGGCGGGTGGCTTCCTCACCTTCGCCTCGGCACTGCGCGCCCGCGAGATCGGTTTGCCGCTGCCCGCGGCGCTGATCGGGCTGTCGCCACTGCTCGACCTGGACTACCGGGCCAAGGAGAACTACGTCAACGTCCGTCGCGACGCCTACATCCCGCTTGCGGGGCTGGAAGCCGTCGTTCGTCTCGGCGCCGAGGCCGAGGGTCCGCTCGACCCGGCGTTGTCGCCGGTCAACGCCGACCTCACCGGACTGCCGCCGGTCCTGCTCATCGCCGCCGAAGACGAATTGCTGCGCTACGACTGCGAACTCATGGCGCATCGCCTCGCCGCGGCGGGCGTGCCGACCACGCTCGAACTGTGGCGCGGCCAGGTGCACGCTTTCATGAGCATTCTGCCGAGCATGCCGGAGAGCCGGTCGGCGCTCGGCCGGGTCTCGAAATTCGTTCGGGCGGCGCTGGAACCGGCGCAGCGGGCCCGCACCGCCTGAGGACGGCTCGGCCGGTCCGACCGAGTCGCTCGCAGACGTCGAACGGCCCCAGCTCGCAGTACTGCGAGCTGGGGCCGTTCGGGTTCAGTGTCCGGCGAGATTACTTGGCCGGCGGGGTGAAGGGCGCGTTGATGGTGGTGAAGTACTGAATCACGGCACCGATCGCGACCGGCGCGGTGATGAGGATCTGACCGGTGAGCGCGCCGAGCGAGCCCATGGCCAGGATGCCGCCGATGCAGCCCACCGCGGCGGCGGGGATGAACGGCCCGAACAGGCCGACGATGGTCGCCGAGGCGATGGTCGCGCCGGCGATGCCGCCCAGCACACAGCCGACAGCGCCGCCGCCGATGCCGCCGACCAGGGCGCCGATCCCGGCACCCATCGAAATGGTGGAGGTCATGCGGCTCCACGCGGCGGTCTCGCGCGCGTACTCGCTCTTGAACTCAGCCTGGTCCTCGAAGGGGAGGGCGACCGGCTTGTAGACGGCCTTGGCCGGGTCCAGCTCGGGGGTCAGGACGGCCTTGTTGCCCGAGATCTCCGCGGCGATCGGGAACTCGAACTCGTCGAGACGGAACGACAGCGGGGTCGCGGCGACGGTCGTGCCATTGGCGGCCTTGACCTTGAACGCGCCTTCCTCGACGACCAGTGAACCGGCGTCGGTGGTGATCACCGAGGTGCCGTTCACTTCCTCGGCGGTGAAGTTGATCGGGGCGGCCTCTACGACCGGGGCCGCGTTCACGGTGCCGGCGGCGACGCCCATGGCAGCGATCAGCAGCGCCGAAGTGGCGGCGAATTTCCTCATCAGCATTTTTGTTGAACCTCGATGTTGGAGCTTTTCGGAGGGGACTCGATGATCCAAATCCCCTGCAGCCAACGAGTGGTGAACCCGGCATGACCTTCCATTCAAATTCCGTTCACTGCTGATGCCCCGGGGTCTGTGCGGCGTCGGAAACCTGAGTACCGACCGGGCATTTTCTCAGGAAAGGAGACCCCTGGTTTTAACCTAGAGCGGGTTACTGTGATGGACATCACTTCTGGGGTGTTCGGGTGCTCGGTCATCGTTGCCTCGGCACCGGTTCGTCGTCAGCGGGCACGTATCGTTGACCTGGTGCGAGTGCTCGTAACCGGCGGGGCCGGGTTCATCGGTGCGAATTTCGTCCAGCAGACCGTGGCCACGCGCCCGGACGTGGGAGTGACCGTGCTCGACGCGCTCACCTACGCCGGTAATCGCGCCTCCCTCGACCCGGTCGCCGACCGAATCGAGTTCGTGCACGGCGACATCGCCGACCTCGACCTGGTCGACAATCTGGTCAGCGGCGTCGACGCCGTCGTGCATTTCGCGGCCGAATCGCACAACGACAACTCCCTGGCCGAACCGTGGCCGTTCGTGCAGACCAATATCGTCGGCACCTACTCGCTGCTCCAGGCGGTGCGCCGTCATGACGTGCGCTACCACCACGTCTCCACCGACGAGGTGTACGGCGACCTCACCCCCGACGATCCCGCCTTCACCGAAACCACCGCCTACAACCCGTCGAGCCCGTATTCGGCGACCAAGGCCGGTAGCGATCTGCTGGTGCGCGCCTGGGCCCGCTCGTTCGGTGTCCGCGCCACCCTGTCGAATTGCTCCAACAATTACGGCCCGTATCAGCACGTGGAGAAATTCATTCCGCGACAGATCACCAATTTGATCGACGGCGTGCGGCCGCGGCTGTACGGCGCCGGTCATCAGGTGCGCGACTGGATTCACGTCGACGACCACAATCGCGCGGTCTGGGACATTCTCGACCGCGGCCGAATCGGCCGGACCTACCTCATCGGCGCCGAGGGCGAACTCGACAATCTCAGCGTCGTCCAGCTGATTCTGCGGGCCTTCGACCGTGATCCCACCGATTTCGATCACGTGACGGATCGCCCCGGCCACGACCAGCGCTACGCCATCGACGCGAGCGTGCTGCGCGATGAGCTCGGCTGGTCACCGCGCTACGCCGATTTCCGCGCCGGGCTGGCCGACACCATCACCTGGTACCGCGAGAACGAGAACTGGTGGCGGCCCAAGAAGGCCGATACCGAACGCGCCTACGCGGCCGCGGGCGAACAGACGTTGTGACCGCGCACCGTCATCCGGGGGATCATCCCCAGATGACGGTGTAATACGTTGCGGCGGCGGCGATCAGCGCGAAGACCGAGGCGAAGGTGACGGTGATCGCCGTCCCGCGCGTCGGCGTCACACCGTCGGGATTCGTGAGCCGCAGAGGCACCCACCGCGCGACGACCGCGAGGCCGACGATGGCCAGCGGGACGAAGTACCGGCCCTGCACGCCGTCGATGATGTAGAAATCGACCGGCGTGAACGACATGTACAGCGTCACATAGATCATCGCCACGCTCGCCAGCACCGTGAGCGCCACGATCAGCGTGCGTCGGAAAGTGGCTGTCGCGGTGTTCATTCGATCGGCGATGCCGAAACTCACCGCGAAGGCGATCAGGCACGCCAGCATCGATACCGCCGGCACGTCCACATACGCGAAACCGAGTTCACCGAAGAACTGGGTGAACCAGCGGTGATCGCGCAGCGCGATGCTCTCGCCGAAGGTGTGCACGAAGCCCACCGGGTCACCGAGGATGCCCGCGAGCTGGTCGCCCGGACGCACCTGGCCCCACTGGTGCGGCGGGCGCATCAGGCTCATGCCGTCACCGGTCGGCGCGGCGATCTTGGTCCAGGCCAAGAACAGCGCGGCACCGGTCGCGGCGAAGGCCCAGGGCAGGAACTTGAGTTTTCCGGCGAGGCCGAGCCGGTCGGCCGGAACGACCACGACGAGCATCGCCAGCAGCACATAGGTCGGCTTGCTCAGGGGCAGCGCGATCGTCGCGGCCAGCAGCGCGGCGGTCTCCACCGGGCGCAGGCGATCACCGACGAACAGCGCCTTGAGCAGCAATGCCGACACCATGATGGCCAGGGCGTTGGTGAGCGTGTCCGCGGTGACGGTGCCCGCCTGGAACAGCGCGATCGGCAGCACCGCGACGGTGAACACCAGCCACTGGCTGCGCCGCTCGCGCAGCGCGTAGAGCGCGAACCCGACCACCGCCAGGTAGGCCACCAGGCCCGCCAGCCGGGTCAGCAGGTACATGCCGCCCACATTCAGGTCGAGCGCCTCACCGAGGCGGATGCCGACGGCAGCGGGCACGTACGGCACAGGAGAGTAGGCGGCGGTGTTGGTGAACCACATCTGCCGGGTCTCCGCGGAGATCTTCGCGGCGCCGAGCCGGTCGTAGGCGGCCGGGTCGGCAACCATCGCGAAGGGCTCTTCGGGGTTGTCGTTGTAGTCGTGGAACGCGTAGCTCATCAGCGCGTCGACGCTCACGGGGATCTGCCCGCCGTAGGCGACCCCGCGATCATCCTCGATCTCCTGCGGGAACACCCCGCCGTGGGCGACCTGGTAGGCGCGGCCGAACTGGGTGAGCTCGTCGTGGCCCCAGAACGGCGGGGTCAGCACGGCGAACAGCGCGCCGAAGACGGTGGCGACCACCGCGAACGCGACGGTCGCGGCACCGAATCGCCTGGTCAGCGACTGGATAGGAGCGAGCGCCCGATCCTTGGCCGAGGGTGCGGGAGCAGCGGGCTTGCTGAGCTCGACGGTGGCGTCCGGCTCGGTCGAGGTGGTCACCGATGGTCTCCGGTCGCGAGGTCGGCGTTCACCCCGGCGGCCGAGTAGCGCAGGTAGACCAGTCGCGCCGTCTCGTGCCGGGACCGGCGGATGCCGTCGAGGATGAGTCCGGCGGTCCAGGCGAGGCTGCCCAGCAGCATCAGTGTGAACGCGAAGAACAGCGTCGGGAACCGCGCCACCTCGTGGGTGTTGTAGAACTCGATCACGATCGGGACGGTGAGCACGAGCGAGACCAGCCAGGCCAGCGTGCCGAACAGGCCGTAGAACGCCACCGGCCGCTCGTGCCGGGCCAGGCCGAGGATCAGCGCCAAGATCTTGGTGCCGTCGCGATAGGTGCGCAGCTTGGACTCGCTGCCGGCCGGGCGGTCGCGGAAACCCACCTGCACGGCGGTCTGCGGTACCCGCAGGTGCAGCGAGTGGACCGTCAGCTCGGTCTCGATCTCGAACTCGCGCGAGACCGCGGGGAAGCTCTTGACGAATCGGCGCGAGAACACCCGGAAGCCGCTCAGCATGTCCTCGACGTTCTCGCCGAACACCTTGCCGACCACGCCGTTGAGTACCTTGTTGCCGGTCTCGTGGCCGGAGCGGTAGGCGCTGGCGTCGGTGTCGTCCTGCTTGCGCACGCCGAGCACGTGATCGTAAGGGCCGTCGAGCAGCGTCTTGATCATCAGCGGGGCCGCCGAGGCCTCGTAGGTGTCGTCGCCGTCGATCATCAGGTAGACGTCGGCCTCGATGTCGGCGAAGGCGCGGCGGACCACATTGCCCTTGCCCTTGGTGTGCTCGTAGCGCACGATCGCCCCGGCTTCGCGAGCGCGGTCGGCGGTGCGGTCGGTGCTGCGGTTGTCGTAGACGTAGACGACGATCCCCGGCACGGCGGCCTTGAGGTCGGCGACGACCTTGGCGACCGCGGCCTCTTCGTTGTGGCAGGGGACCACGGCGGCAATGCGAAGCTCGGTGGAGTCCACCCGGGTCAATCCTCGAATGTAGGCATCAATGGGTCACCGGGAGGGTACACAGCGTGTGTCCTGTTCGCGCACCCGGTTCCGCGAGCTTAACGCGGGGGCGGAAGCGCTCTCGGTGTACGGTCGGCCCGTGTCCCAGCCTGATCCGCCCGCCTCCGCCCCGATCGCCCTCACGTCGAAGGTGATGACGGCCCTGCGGCAGGGTGCGGCGTTCCTCGTCGTCGGGGCGATCGGGTTCCTCGTCGACGCGGGTACCTACAACCTGCTGGTGTTCTGGGACGGCGGATTCTCCTTCGGGGAAGGTGTGCTCTATCACGCGCCACTGCCTGCCAAGATCATCGCGATCGCGGTGGCGACGGTGGTCACCTACTTCGGCAACAAGTGGTGGACCTTCGCGCACAAGAAGACCGACAATCCGGGGCGCGAATACCTTCTGTACTTTCTGTTCAACATCGTCGCGATCGGACTGCAGCTCGGCTGCCTCGGCTTTTCCCGCTATGTGCTCGATCTGTCGTCACCGCTGTCGGACAACATTTCCGGCACCTTGATCGGTCAGATCGTCGCGGTGGTATTCCGGTATTGGGCCTATGACAAATTCGTCTTCACCGGTTCCTCGGTTACCGAGGAGCAACACGCGCGGGGTGCGGCAACGCCTCACTGACAGCGCGACGGCGCCGCGCGATTGATATCCTCACCCCCGCCCGCGGCGACGCCCCCTTTCTTTACGTGACTGCCTGCGTCGGCGCAGTCGATACCGAGAATTTCGAGGACTTCATGGAGCAGTCGGCTACCCAAGCCGTGACCGAATCGAACGATCGGCGCGAGGCCGCGCCCGCATCGCTTCGAGCCGAGCACTCAGCGCCCGAACGGCTCGTGCTGGCCAGGGGCATCTTCACCGGGCCGTCGGCGCGGGTGAGCGACGAGCTGTACGCCGTCGTCAAGGGGGGCGCCGCGATTCGCGAGCGGCTGGCGCTGCATCTGCCCAAGGGCGCCTCCGCGCACACCAACACCTACTTCGGTCGCTTCGCCGCCAGCTACTGGCAGCGCTGGACCACCGTCACCGAGGTGAGTGTGAGCGCTCAGCTCACCGTCGGCAACAAGGCCAACGTGCGCCTCGTCGCCTCCGACATCGCGGGCCACCGG
Proteins encoded in this window:
- a CDS encoding DUF4282 domain-containing protein — encoded protein: MTEVPGTTPSSEEDSEEFEAESRWLSWKETDVKRSAAKSDRAGADSDVPEETDIPRDAGFDDPFRSTGTAKEWAAEAARSLLDVQFRRPATRTLLPLAYILGVVSFGIGLPIALTVLMWKASALLGILAALVAVPLGLTIAASVRLMLEFADNAARLAGRVEHISELADGLFQALSDVAEPVNQLSEDVRAVQFWRFRKKK
- a CDS encoding helix-turn-helix domain-containing protein, which encodes MASPQGVTGSTMPRRQLGRHLRDLRNRARMTTRTAAAQLEWSEAKIWRIETGQTSLRSLDVEAMCKVYGAPADLVEPLAALARETKARGWWTGYGDVIAEGFEVYIGLEEAATGLSLYEDGLIPVLLQTEDYATALLEQTVPGLTEAELERRLRVLRARQALLTRAESPLRVHVVLAEAVLTRRIGDHKVVAAQRARLRELAESDTVRIQVVPADTGYHAGLESGRFVILDFGVDDSVDRPEPPVVYVETFAGSAYLDKPNDHDRFRDAFADIVAAASGEV
- a CDS encoding MarR family winged helix-turn-helix transcriptional regulator, encoding MSNPATTSARRNEAPSELVGQWRALLDRHAAVSCALEKALQQRHGIGLSEFETLDRLVEAACQKYRMTELAGDIYLSQSALSRAVARLERDGLVERTMCADDRRAIFVHLTDKGRALYDHALPTHRSVLAGSW
- a CDS encoding MFS transporter; its protein translation is MTSPATLSAADQAADPTRWPARLWAMLITLCIVLFLDGLDVSMIGVALPSIGAELDLSTSTLQWLIGGYVLGYGGLLLLGGRTADLLGRRKVFLIALAVFAIASLIGGLVSDPMLLIVTRFIKGLAAAFTAPTGLSIITTTFAEGKARNKALSVYTVFGAGGYSMGLLFGGLMTGIGWRWTFLLPVPIALAALVSAYLLIPKDGPAEEGGHDLLGALLSTSGMLLLVYTVVTAPEVGWGSARTVISFLAVIALFAAFVITEQRVKHPLIRLSILRKVSLVRASLAVVALAGSYFSWQFIVTLYLQDTLAWSPLKLAMALLPVGVLVVASAFFSDKLIDRFGTGPIIAVTLSVMAIGYLLFLRIDTAPGYLTMLLPAILLIGIGWVGFPAINVQATSGIDDDEQGLAAGVLQTSMQVGAAIVLAVTTAIVTSGVHQGNSPQQMLDTYRPGLEFAAGITIVGALVALTIFLPPMFLPRKPVAEERDEDTKELEPVG
- a CDS encoding dTDP-4-dehydrorhamnose 3,5-epimerase family protein translates to MDFRELSIPGAWVVTPRLLGDDRGMFCESFKASEFEKATGRPFDLHQVNTSVSAAGVLRGIHYTDDPPGQAKYVTCVRGAFLDVVVDLRPGSPTYGRWDSVLLDDVDRRSVYLSEGLGHAILSLENRSTVTYLCSLEYSPEFDRDMDAFDSGLGIEWPTEGRDGRPLTYIRSAKDEAAPPFS
- the rfbA gene encoding glucose-1-phosphate thymidylyltransferase RfbA, with translation MRGIILAGGTGSRLHPITRGVSKQLVPVYDKPMVYYPLSTLMLAGIDDILVITTPDDAAAFARLLGDGSQFGISISYVVQPNPDGLASAFVLGADHIGTEPAALVLGDNIFHGPGLGASLERFHDIDGGAVFAYWVSDPTAYGVVEFARGRAVSIEEKPKVPRSNYAIPGLYFYDNDVVEIARELRPSARGEYEITDINRAYLDQDKLSVDVLARGTAWLDTGTFDSLLDAANYVRTIEERQGLKIGVPEEVAWRRGLITDEQLCKLAEPMVRSGYGRYLLDLIDRGKDW